caatatgGTGGAGATTGAGCCTAGATTTCCTATATTGTGTCTTCCATTTTATTTGTGCACGATGTCATAAACATAATGCGGGAGAAGGCCTAAGATGTTAGGAGGTTTCAACGTTGTAGGTTTAAATTCAGATACAAAGGGTTCATGTTTATAACAAGCAACTCGCCCAAGTCAGAATAGaaacaaaccaacaaaaattGCCCAAAAGCAGATACAGGGCTTAATCACCCAACAGGCCAAcacccatcatcatcatcatcatcatcaatgtGAGGTCGCATTATCAACCTTTCCTCACAGATTGTTAACCTCCCTCCCTGATACATTTTTAACCAGAGTGGTAGACATATTTCACAATCTTCCAAGTTAAATTTTGTCTTCTATATTATTGTGAATATTTTGCCAAATTGTTTGCCCTTTGTTTTTGagtttggtaaaaaaaaaagtggtacaCATGTTTAAAGTTAATCACTTGGTACAAGGCGTGTTTCGATTCCACATTAATTTATCACTACTACTGAATCATGTTTAATGTCGGCAACTGGCATGATACAAATTCATCAACAAAACTTTGAATCTAAGAATGAACATAATACATTAATGCCATGAGATGCATAAgttacacaatgtcatacatcaGGATCAGACATCCTAGTTTCACTGATGATGAGAAAACCAGAAAAGGTGTGCAAGCAGCCAAACAACAAAACCAACTAAGCGAACATTGCTTCATCTTCATTGAACACAACTTTTTTCTGCTAAGCCTGAAAGAACGCCTAAAAATTTAATCACTTGAAaatccatcatcatcatcttcatgcGCTTTCACAACTTTCTCTAAGAAACTCCTGCGAACTCCATCAATCACAGCTTTACTTGACGGATCACTCCCACTTAGGCCATCATTAAGTACAGGATCTGAATTGCAGAGAACTAATGCAACACCTAATTCCATGTGAACAcagaaatatttaataataaaaatgctaAGAGTTTCATCAGAATACTTGTGAGTAACAAGCCAGCAGGATTACAATATAATGAGCCAAAGAGCATAATAATTGGGTATCATGACATAAGgctgagaaaagaaaaggttcaGGAAAAGTATTCTCCAATAATTCCAAATCAGATATCATGCCAAGAGATACAAGGCAAGAGCACCAACTCAACGATATAAAATCCACCTAATACAAATAGGAAACAGACATTCTGGATACAGCCACGATGCCTCTGCGCAAGTGCTAAAAGGGTGGGGTGAGGTGTCTTAGATTCAAATCTTCCCAACTTTTTTtgaacaataataataataaaaatttggggTCCAGgacttgggaaaaaaaaattaaaaaatctccCAGTCAAAACATCCAATAATACTGCCTAAACTTTTAAGTACCAACATCTACTACCACACATAAAGTTCAACTGACAAAGTTAATACTTGACTTTCAACTACAATTTCCAGGATAAGGTTCACAAATTTTTCTacttgtaaaaaagaaaaaaggttcaCAAAATTTTCTCTTCTGCAATACATATTTCAAGAACAAGAAAGTAAGATGAGTGGTACTAAATAATCCCGTACATGATACATGAAGTTCATTTAAATTATCCACCACTCTCCCCTCCTTCCTCCCCTTGGAGGAGGTATCTCATGGAGCCACTCCATGAACCATCCCCTCACAGCACGTGGGAGCACAGATGCATAGATCCCACATGCTGTTAGAGAGTGGCTCCATGGAAACGCTTTATAAGataattccccccccccccctggggcgaaaacttattttaaaaaaaacaataaataatccACCATTTGAAGTTCACAAAAGTAAGTCTTAAGTACAATATTATAAGCATTGCTGTTTGTGCACAGCAAACTAACCTCAAAGATCATACTAAAAATGCCCATAAAAGAAGAGTTAATTTCCATTTTACTACAGTAAATGTCAACTAATATCATGTCTAGAGATAACTTAAATTCAAGCTTAGTTTGTCTTCCAAAAAAAGCATAAGGATCCAACTTGTCATTCATTTGGGTTTAATTTCTTTCACCAACACATTTTACAAATTCATAATACGTGATTGACCTCAATTTTGGGAGTCATCACAGACTGATTATCTGCATAGAGATGCAACGATCTCACATTAAAGAATAGCAATTGATGAAGAGAAGCAGCAAGGTAATACATAAGCTAATGACAATATGAGGCATGCTTAAATATAACATACCTTCAGGAGTGCATCTCCTGCCAAAACTATGAATGCCCACATGATTTGCTTTCACTGCACCATTGTTGTACACTAACAACGTTGGAAGATTACGATCAGGGTAGTTAGGAATGCAGTCTGTAGATATTATCTTAACAAATTTTGTTGCTGGGTATTTCGTTGCCAACTCTTCCAAACATCGCATTAGCAGTGTACATTCTGGGATTCTAtcagaaaattccaaaaaaacaTTAGTATAACAAACATAACTACAATCCTCATAAAGAAACTAAGTTTGGGATTAAGATCTCTCATAAAGTACCCATCTTTGTAGAGGATCACAACAACCCAAACATCAGATGGAGCTTGTGAAACCTCTCGCACAAAATCTGATCCTGTAATTGGAATCACCGATCCAAACTTTGCAACCTTAGCTGCTTCCCTCATCTCAGCCAACCTCTTTTTCCTAATTAGCAAACACCGTtcaatatatttaaaagataaaacaaaaaaacaaaaaaaaaaaccagcaaaGACCCTGAATTTCACAAGGATTGAAATTGGATTTAAGGATATGAAGTCAAGGGATATAAAGAACAATTGCAAGTACAAATTGCTTGatataaattaaaacaatacaTTGATGACGTGAGCATTGGAGCTTTTactcaaacaaaaacacatgGTAATACTATGGATTTAAAATAAAGTCTTACACCCAGTCATTTCAATCTACATATTACTAAAGCTCAAATCCATCCACAAATTTTAtcaataggaaaaaaaaatgtcagtaTCTATGGACTCTGCTCACTATAAGTTATATGTCAAGACTTAAGAGAAGACTGACTAAGGCTCAAGCCCGGCCTCAGTTTAATAATAGTGGTGCACATGCAATACAATCCTTGCTGTTTATGAAGAACAAATCATTAATTGAGTATTGCCTGGTTGATAAGAACTGAGATCTTTCTATTATCCTACATTTGGTTAAAATATTCACAATTGAGTTAATCCCAGGACCAGGCAAAAGATATTGTGTTTCATATCCGTTTGATTCTCTTTTGATCAAGAGATATCACATTACACTCTAAAGTCTTAACTATGATCATACCATGTTTTGCTTTCAGGAGATGATTAGATATCATATACCCACTTCACGAAtatgattttatataattttcctttgaagtaaaactaaaaatctaAACATCCCATGtatgattaaacaaaaataaaaaatcccaacCTATGCTACCCTTGTACGATTAAACAACTAACCAACCGTACTGAGACAACACAACACAACTGATACAACGTTAACACAAAAACCCCCACCCAGTTGAGGTTCTATAAAAATGGAGCtgaaagttttaaaattttcaatttgtaaaaaaaacaaatactaaatttattgCCTGTAGTCTTCGAGGAATCGATCGTCGTCGAGATCTGGGTCGTCCTGGAGATCCTCGAGCTCATCCTCGGT
This genomic stretch from Castanea sativa cultivar Marrone di Chiusa Pesio chromosome 1, ASM4071231v1 harbors:
- the LOC142621596 gene encoding uncharacterized protein LOC142621596; the encoded protein is MGDYHFVYKDLEGASTQWDDIQRKLGNLPPKPPAFKPPAFTPAPDESSAPKDKSWIDNKTEDELEDLQDDPDLDDDRFLEDYRKKRLAEMREAAKVAKFGSVIPITGSDFVREVSQAPSDVWVVVILYKDGIPECTLLMRCLEELATKYPATKFVKIISTDCIPNYPDRNLPTLLVYNNGAVKANHVGIHSFGRRCTPEGVALVLCNSDPVLNDGLSGSDPSSKAVIDGVRRSFLEKVVKAHEDDDDGFSSD